From the Streptomyces sp. KMM 9044 genome, one window contains:
- a CDS encoding ATP-binding protein, protein MTSKYSIVTSDLTVKALQDSGYKSTAHAIAELIDNGIEAGADIVELFVVESTDRPSQRSRHRVEKIAVLDNGSGMDPETLRQSLRFGAGTRQQRKGIGRFGVGLPNSSISQCDRVDVWSWTNGPDNALHTYLDLTEVRGGLEEVPEPKLDGVPDEWQALAEGLGTSGTLVQWTQLERVQWRGAEATLANTESLIGRIYRRLIAEGTRIKLVPARGWAPLPGVRDARPNDPLYLMAPSATPAPFDTKPMFRPFGAGNVGEIGVERFMVHGADGNEYPVFVRSSIAVDAARRPDIGGEEWPKAVSPSLNPGEAPWGKHAAKNLGISLIRANRELDLDTGWTNSYDPVERWWGVEIDFPPALDEVFGVTNNKQAATIFSDLAHFNWREEAAGLTWDEFREQLREEGDRRLPLIEIVYHIREKLLGKLRSDLADQTRGTRANRKRHEDVETKAEEAVKRRRVETKPSFTDTLAEQVTEEESKEIQLENLVETHKYTPADAQRIIEESIQQGKHVRLLTSRNPDSPAFFNIDYIPNLLQVTLNQDHPVYADLIAVLDGDIDGATKEELAERLRGAAGAFKLLLMSWARFEDELPDKPRERAKKMRQDWGRIASDFLGADEADDEDDE, encoded by the coding sequence ATGACATCCAAGTACTCGATCGTCACCTCCGACCTGACGGTCAAAGCCTTGCAGGACAGTGGATACAAGTCGACGGCACACGCCATCGCCGAACTGATCGACAACGGCATTGAAGCCGGGGCCGACATCGTCGAGCTGTTCGTTGTTGAGTCGACTGACCGTCCGTCGCAGCGCTCGCGCCATCGAGTCGAGAAGATCGCCGTACTCGACAACGGTAGTGGCATGGACCCCGAGACGCTCCGGCAATCCCTCCGCTTCGGTGCGGGAACGCGGCAACAGCGGAAGGGGATAGGACGCTTCGGAGTCGGCCTGCCCAACTCCAGCATCTCCCAGTGTGACCGCGTCGACGTCTGGTCCTGGACCAACGGACCCGACAATGCACTGCACACGTACCTTGATCTGACGGAGGTGCGCGGCGGGCTCGAAGAGGTCCCCGAGCCGAAGCTCGACGGCGTCCCGGACGAATGGCAAGCGCTGGCCGAAGGGCTCGGAACCAGTGGCACCTTGGTGCAGTGGACACAGTTGGAACGGGTCCAGTGGCGTGGCGCGGAGGCGACTCTGGCCAATACCGAGAGCTTGATCGGACGTATCTACCGTCGGCTGATCGCCGAGGGAACGCGGATCAAGCTGGTACCTGCTCGCGGGTGGGCTCCCTTGCCCGGCGTTCGTGATGCACGCCCCAACGATCCGCTCTACCTGATGGCCCCCAGCGCGACGCCGGCCCCGTTCGACACCAAGCCGATGTTCCGCCCATTCGGTGCCGGCAACGTCGGCGAGATCGGCGTCGAGCGGTTCATGGTCCATGGAGCCGACGGCAACGAGTACCCCGTCTTCGTCCGCTCCTCGATCGCTGTCGATGCAGCGCGACGTCCGGACATCGGAGGCGAGGAGTGGCCCAAAGCCGTATCTCCGAGTCTCAACCCCGGTGAAGCTCCGTGGGGCAAGCACGCCGCCAAGAACCTCGGTATCTCGCTGATCCGTGCCAACCGCGAACTCGACCTCGACACGGGCTGGACGAACTCCTATGACCCTGTGGAACGCTGGTGGGGCGTAGAGATCGATTTCCCACCCGCGTTGGACGAAGTCTTCGGGGTCACCAACAACAAGCAAGCCGCGACGATCTTCTCTGACCTTGCCCACTTCAACTGGCGGGAAGAGGCCGCTGGCCTTACCTGGGACGAGTTTCGGGAGCAGCTCCGCGAGGAGGGGGATCGGCGGCTCCCACTCATCGAGATCGTCTATCACATCCGTGAGAAGCTGCTCGGCAAGCTGCGCTCCGACCTTGCTGACCAGACCAGGGGCACGCGCGCCAACCGGAAGCGGCACGAGGACGTGGAAACTAAGGCCGAGGAGGCGGTCAAGCGGCGCCGTGTGGAGACGAAACCCAGCTTCACCGACACGCTCGCCGAGCAGGTCACCGAGGAAGAGAGCAAGGAGATTCAGCTCGAAAACCTCGTGGAGACTCATAAGTACACGCCTGCTGACGCGCAGCGGATCATTGAGGAGTCGATCCAACAGGGCAAGCACGTCCGTCTGCTGACAAGCCGCAACCCCGACTCGCCGGCCTTCTTCAACATCGACTACATTCCCAACCTGCTGCAGGTCACCCTCAACCAGGACCACCCGGTCTATGCCGACCTCATCGCCGTGCTCGACGGCGACATCGACGGCGCCACCAAAGAAGAACTCGCAGAGCGGCTGCGGGGCGCGGCTGGAGCCTTCAAGCTCCTGCTCATGTCTTGGGCCAGGTTTGAGGACGAGCTTCCGGACAAGCCTCGGGAGCGAGCCAAGAAGATGCGCCAGGACTGGGGCCGCATCGCCAGCGACTTCCTCGGCGCGGACGAGGCCGACGACGAGGACGATGAGTGA
- a CDS encoding DEAD/DEAH box helicase: MIGSPGIAFQAVLDAAPLTYIRRLLGEHACELLALLREGSVEDAIRKVAASAVSPEQLIGDPEERAQLLELLPEGKKAELAERLGWDTSSSPAVFLSALPWTLEERRAFLGFLGLVVDRAPEAPVSSRRPSEPSYGLFPHQRRAAGKVRRLLYSSERRTVLHLPTGVGKTRTGMDLICDHLRQHEPTLVVWLARGRELLEQAALEFERAWASLGNREVTVARMWGDAPTDLDDITDGIVVLGLEKAGAAAKSTPGLLDQLALRTTLTVFDEAHQAIAPTYRRVVEALTLRSDSSLLGLTATPGRTWADISEDEKLADFFARQKVMLEIDGYDNPVTALIEQGYLARPDFRTVAADSGMKLSARDKQALAASFDIPDELIAGLADNVQWNLQVVRTVLDLSEQHRRILLFAASIEHSRLIVAILSMFGIDAEQVTGESSTRHRDRVINRFKGPGTRPMVLSNYGVLTTGFDAPAASAAVIARPTRSLVLYSQMVGRVIRGPKAGGTSTCDVVTVVDPALPGFGDVAEAFTNWEDVWKAR; the protein is encoded by the coding sequence GTGATCGGGTCCCCGGGCATCGCGTTTCAGGCCGTCCTTGATGCGGCCCCCCTGACCTACATACGGCGCCTGCTTGGCGAGCACGCCTGCGAACTCCTCGCATTGCTGCGGGAGGGGTCCGTTGAGGATGCCATCCGGAAGGTCGCAGCCTCGGCCGTCTCTCCGGAGCAGTTGATCGGCGATCCCGAGGAGCGCGCGCAGCTGCTGGAGCTACTTCCCGAGGGCAAGAAGGCGGAACTGGCAGAACGCCTTGGCTGGGACACGTCTTCGTCGCCGGCGGTATTCCTGTCTGCTCTGCCTTGGACGCTTGAAGAGCGCCGAGCATTCCTTGGCTTCCTTGGGCTCGTCGTTGATCGAGCGCCCGAGGCTCCCGTGTCCTCACGGAGACCGTCCGAACCGAGCTATGGCCTCTTCCCGCATCAGCGGCGTGCGGCCGGCAAAGTGCGGCGTCTGCTCTACTCCAGTGAACGTCGCACGGTATTGCACCTGCCGACCGGGGTCGGCAAGACGCGCACCGGCATGGACCTGATCTGTGACCACCTTCGGCAGCATGAGCCCACTCTGGTCGTGTGGCTGGCCCGGGGCCGCGAGCTCCTCGAACAGGCCGCGCTCGAGTTCGAGCGCGCATGGGCCTCTCTCGGTAATCGGGAGGTCACCGTAGCCCGGATGTGGGGGGACGCTCCCACCGATCTTGATGACATCACCGACGGGATTGTCGTACTCGGACTGGAGAAGGCGGGTGCCGCGGCAAAGAGTACGCCGGGCCTTCTCGACCAACTTGCGCTCCGCACGACGCTCACAGTCTTCGACGAGGCTCATCAGGCCATCGCGCCCACTTACCGCCGGGTGGTCGAAGCCCTCACGCTCCGTAGCGATTCGAGCCTCTTGGGGCTGACCGCCACGCCGGGAAGGACGTGGGCTGACATCTCGGAGGACGAGAAGCTCGCGGACTTCTTCGCACGCCAGAAGGTGATGCTGGAGATCGACGGGTACGACAACCCCGTCACCGCTCTCATCGAGCAGGGGTACCTCGCCCGCCCAGACTTTCGCACGGTTGCGGCTGACTCCGGGATGAAGCTCAGCGCACGGGACAAGCAGGCTCTCGCTGCGTCCTTTGACATCCCCGATGAACTGATCGCAGGTCTTGCCGACAACGTGCAGTGGAACCTTCAGGTCGTCCGAACCGTGCTCGATCTCAGCGAGCAGCACAGGCGCATCCTTCTGTTCGCCGCCTCGATCGAGCACAGCCGCCTGATCGTCGCCATCCTGAGCATGTTCGGAATCGATGCCGAGCAGGTCACCGGTGAATCCTCAACGCGTCATCGCGATCGAGTGATCAACCGCTTCAAGGGCCCTGGAACCCGACCGATGGTCCTCTCGAATTACGGCGTGCTCACCACTGGCTTCGATGCCCCCGCGGCGAGCGCCGCCGTGATTGCCCGCCCTACTCGCTCACTCGTGCTGTACAGCCAGATGGTGGGCCGCGTGATCCGCGGGCCCAAGGCCGGCGGCACCTCCACATGCGACGTCGTGACCGTCGTCGACCCCGCGCTCCCGGGCTTCGGAGACGTGGCAGAGGCATTCACCAACTGGGAAGACGTATGGAAGGCTCGATGA
- a CDS encoding cysteine desulfurase family protein: MTERTLSSGLAYLDYNATAPMRPEAREAALASMQTVGNASSTHRSGRDAAQRVDEARRQVADLLNCSPGEIIFTSGATEANNLALRAAHSVGGTVITSTVEHPAVLETAKNLTATAPDALRLLAVDADGLVDLDGLHVALSAGDVAIVSLMAANNETGVLTDLAPLAEAAHAAGALFHTDATQMVGRLPIDLAEVDVDLLSLSAHKFGGPQGVGALFVRRGISLPYHPLIFGGGQERGWRAGTLNVAGITGAGAAAAAAHRGLTEEIARVTHLRDLLESALVEQLGDCRINGALDYRLPGVTSITFHGALADAVLTAMPDVAASEGSACSSGAPSPSHVLLAMGRSREEADSTVRFSLGYASTRADVDQAIASTIRAVRQVRATLAIPI, translated from the coding sequence GTGACAGAACGGACGCTTAGTTCAGGTCTGGCCTATCTCGATTACAACGCCACGGCACCCATGCGACCCGAAGCGCGAGAGGCCGCGCTCGCCTCGATGCAGACGGTGGGTAATGCGTCAAGCACGCACCGTTCCGGCCGTGACGCCGCGCAACGGGTAGACGAGGCTCGCCGCCAAGTCGCTGATCTGTTGAACTGCTCCCCTGGCGAGATCATCTTCACCTCTGGAGCCACCGAAGCCAACAACCTCGCGCTGCGAGCTGCCCACAGCGTCGGCGGGACTGTGATTACGAGCACAGTCGAGCACCCCGCAGTGCTGGAAACCGCCAAGAACCTTACGGCAACCGCGCCCGACGCGCTCAGACTGCTGGCGGTGGATGCGGACGGCCTGGTGGATCTAGACGGCCTCCATGTCGCCCTGTCTGCGGGTGACGTGGCGATCGTCTCCCTGATGGCCGCGAACAACGAGACGGGCGTCCTGACCGACCTCGCACCGCTTGCGGAAGCGGCACATGCGGCGGGGGCCCTTTTCCACACCGACGCCACGCAAATGGTTGGCCGACTGCCGATCGACCTCGCCGAGGTCGACGTGGATTTACTGTCTCTGTCAGCTCACAAATTCGGCGGCCCGCAAGGAGTGGGGGCCCTCTTTGTCCGCCGTGGCATCTCGCTCCCGTACCACCCGCTGATCTTCGGCGGAGGGCAAGAACGCGGCTGGCGAGCCGGGACACTCAACGTCGCTGGCATCACGGGGGCGGGAGCAGCAGCGGCAGCAGCACACCGCGGCCTGACGGAAGAGATCGCACGGGTCACACACCTCCGTGACTTGCTGGAGAGTGCTCTCGTTGAGCAGCTCGGCGACTGCCGGATCAACGGTGCGCTCGACTACCGGCTACCTGGTGTTACCAGCATCACATTCCACGGCGCCCTTGCCGACGCCGTCCTCACCGCGATGCCAGATGTCGCTGCCTCCGAAGGAAGTGCGTGCTCATCCGGTGCACCGAGCCCGAGCCACGTGCTCCTGGCCATGGGGCGTAGCCGGGAAGAGGCAGACTCCACTGTCCGGTTCTCTCTTGGGTACGCGTCAACACGCGCCGATGTCGATCAGGCAATCGCCTCCACGATCCGCGCAGTCCGGCAGGTGCGCGCCACCTTGGCGATCCCGATCTGA
- a CDS encoding DUF4007 family protein produces the protein MSDSRLAEAAHSSFARHETFAPRFGWLHKAYMQVQSNPEAFLADDAPVQLGVGKNMVYAMRYWSRAFKLTREHYGDDTNSRAMLSYPTWEARWLLDEDGADPYLEELGSLWLLHWWLLSSRPGAKSWAPSWYVAFHLAPFSRFTLADLTQVIVRHVNLSFPEGPVEASIAKDVDCITKMYVPAQRLRGGAPGAFEDLLSCPFRELGLMEQVGQRGSSEWEFTSGSRPSLPARIIAYACLDYAARTTRNAGSISLARLANEPGAPGRAFRIREADIAAALGKVAASHQELQLVEAVGQRSLTFTSNPFDLAWDVLDEQYDNVRDRPNFPTREDWARRYPKLAEAEKRELKQLDIIDPQLALTEETV, from the coding sequence ATGTCAGACAGTCGGCTCGCCGAAGCCGCCCATTCCTCCTTCGCGCGCCACGAGACCTTCGCGCCGCGCTTCGGGTGGCTCCACAAGGCGTACATGCAGGTGCAAAGCAACCCCGAGGCATTCCTCGCGGATGATGCCCCCGTGCAGCTCGGCGTTGGCAAAAACATGGTCTACGCCATGCGCTACTGGTCCCGTGCCTTCAAGCTCACCCGGGAGCACTACGGCGACGACACCAACTCCAGGGCCATGCTGTCCTACCCAACCTGGGAGGCGCGGTGGCTGCTTGACGAGGATGGAGCCGACCCCTACCTGGAAGAGCTCGGCAGCCTGTGGCTTCTTCACTGGTGGCTTCTGTCTTCCCGGCCGGGGGCGAAGAGTTGGGCACCTTCGTGGTATGTCGCGTTCCACCTAGCTCCCTTCTCCCGGTTCACGCTGGCGGACCTGACCCAGGTCATCGTGCGGCATGTCAACCTCTCCTTCCCTGAAGGCCCGGTGGAAGCCTCCATCGCCAAGGACGTCGACTGCATCACCAAGATGTACGTCCCTGCTCAGCGACTGAGGGGCGGGGCGCCGGGGGCATTCGAGGATCTTCTCTCCTGCCCGTTCCGTGAGCTCGGGCTGATGGAGCAGGTGGGCCAACGTGGCAGCAGCGAATGGGAATTCACGAGCGGTTCCCGCCCCTCCCTGCCGGCCCGCATCATCGCCTACGCATGCCTGGACTACGCAGCCCGCACGACGCGCAATGCAGGCTCGATCTCCTTGGCGCGCTTGGCAAACGAGCCCGGCGCTCCTGGACGAGCCTTCCGCATCCGCGAGGCCGACATCGCGGCGGCCCTGGGGAAGGTGGCCGCTAGCCACCAGGAACTGCAGCTCGTAGAGGCAGTGGGCCAACGGAGCCTGACGTTCACCTCTAACCCATTCGATCTTGCCTGGGACGTGCTGGACGAGCAGTACGACAACGTCCGCGACAGGCCAAATTTCCCCACCCGTGAGGACTGGGCTCGCAGATACCCCAAGCTCGCCGAGGCTGAAAAGCGCGAGCTCAAGCAGCTGGACATCATCGACCCGCAGCTCGCCCTGACCGAGGAGACCGTGTGA